From Rudanella lutea DSM 19387, a single genomic window includes:
- a CDS encoding Kelch repeat-containing protein, whose amino-acid sequence MLRVRLLWRARLAGKAGLLALLLPALALSQPRLNLTTLPDLPPVSGKPNPGVAGGFAGLSGGMLLLGGGANFPDGYPWEGGQKVWHRTIYALPLNANSGQWQVVGELGHALGYGASVTWRDRFITLGGNDAERRYAEVVAYRWDAQNRKLLVDTLPALPRPLANESAACLGNQLYVFGGESERGAERALYVLNLLRPETGWKPLADLPGPARAYTVLVAAKGRLFVAGGRYTVNGQTQVLADAYAYAPGLNRWERLPDLPTPLSAHSAVAGSDGLVLVIGGDTGERLSQIERVNNQIAQSAPGLVRDSLTLRRNVLQRDHPGFSKTIWAYGPKTRRWTRWQDLPFAVPVTTTPVAVSGGFVLPSGEVSPGVRTPTSRFISFRKEG is encoded by the coding sequence ATGCTTCGCGTTCGGCTCTTATGGAGGGCGCGGTTAGCCGGTAAGGCGGGCCTTTTGGCCCTGCTGCTACCTGCTTTGGCGCTGTCGCAACCCCGCCTGAATTTGACCACCCTGCCCGATCTTCCTCCCGTTTCGGGTAAACCCAATCCGGGGGTGGCGGGTGGGTTTGCGGGCCTGAGTGGTGGCATGTTGCTGCTGGGGGGCGGGGCCAATTTCCCGGATGGTTACCCCTGGGAAGGCGGGCAAAAGGTTTGGCACCGAACCATTTACGCTTTGCCGTTGAACGCCAATTCTGGACAATGGCAGGTCGTGGGCGAACTGGGCCACGCGCTCGGCTACGGAGCCTCGGTAACCTGGCGCGACCGGTTCATCACGCTCGGAGGCAACGATGCCGAACGGCGCTATGCCGAGGTAGTAGCCTACCGCTGGGACGCCCAGAACCGCAAACTACTGGTCGACACCCTGCCCGCGTTGCCCCGGCCATTGGCTAATGAATCGGCTGCTTGTCTGGGCAATCAGTTGTACGTGTTTGGCGGGGAGTCGGAGCGTGGGGCCGAACGGGCTTTGTATGTCCTGAATCTGCTGCGGCCCGAAACCGGCTGGAAACCCCTGGCCGATTTGCCCGGTCCGGCACGGGCCTACACCGTTCTGGTGGCGGCCAAAGGTCGACTGTTCGTGGCCGGAGGTCGCTATACCGTTAACGGCCAAACGCAGGTTTTGGCCGATGCCTACGCCTACGCACCGGGCCTAAACCGTTGGGAGCGACTGCCCGACCTGCCAACACCCCTGTCGGCCCATTCGGCCGTTGCTGGTTCCGATGGGTTGGTGCTGGTGATCGGGGGCGATACGGGCGAGCGGCTGAGCCAAATCGAACGGGTGAACAATCAGATAGCCCAATCGGCACCTGGCCTTGTCCGCGATAGTTTGACCCTCCGCCGAAACGTCCTGCAACGCGACCATCCCGGTTTTTCGAAAACGATTTGGGCATATGGCCCAAAAACCCGACGGTGGACACGTTGGCAAGACCTGCCGTTTGCGGTGCCTGTTACCACTACGCCCGTCGCAGTTTCGGGCGGTTTTGTGTTGCCAAGTGGCGAAGTATCGCCGGGTGTTCGAACGCCGACGTCTCGGTTTATTTCCTTCCGAAAAGAGGGCTGA
- a CDS encoding dihydrodipicolinate synthase family protein gives MSQIHKIEGLVAAPFTPMHPDGSLNLNLIPAYAQFLVQNGVKGAFIGGSTGEGVSLSFAEKTELLRAWGQVDAPALQKIMLVGGTSLAESCELAKLAAEYQYDAVAVLAPFYFKPTSAAVLADFCVAVGEAAPEVGVYFYHIPALTGVSVSMLAFLEAIDGRLPNFRGIKYTHNDLMEYRQCLLFADRKYDLLWGWDEIFLAAMAMGARGAVGSTFNYAAPVYHELIRAFDAGDLDRARAMQDQSIAIVRLLGKYGGIATGKAYMRAVGLDCGAFRQPVQNMSAERYTEFLEDLERIQFNRYASRSALMEGAVSR, from the coding sequence ATGTCACAAATCCATAAAATTGAAGGGCTCGTCGCGGCTCCGTTTACCCCCATGCACCCCGACGGGTCACTTAATCTGAACCTGATTCCGGCTTATGCCCAATTTCTGGTGCAGAACGGGGTGAAAGGAGCCTTTATCGGCGGGTCGACAGGGGAGGGGGTTTCGCTCTCCTTTGCCGAAAAAACGGAGCTTCTGCGGGCCTGGGGGCAGGTCGACGCCCCGGCGCTGCAAAAAATCATGCTCGTGGGCGGCACCTCGCTGGCCGAAAGCTGCGAGCTCGCCAAACTGGCCGCCGAGTACCAATACGACGCTGTGGCCGTGTTGGCTCCGTTTTATTTCAAACCCACAAGCGCGGCCGTGCTGGCCGATTTCTGCGTCGCCGTGGGCGAGGCAGCACCTGAGGTTGGCGTGTATTTTTACCATATTCCGGCGCTCACGGGCGTTTCGGTGTCGATGCTGGCGTTTCTGGAAGCCATCGACGGGCGACTGCCCAATTTCCGGGGCATCAAATACACCCACAACGACCTGATGGAGTACCGGCAGTGTCTGCTGTTTGCCGACCGGAAGTACGATCTGCTGTGGGGTTGGGACGAAATTTTTCTGGCCGCTATGGCCATGGGCGCCCGTGGGGCTGTGGGTAGCACGTTCAACTACGCTGCCCCGGTTTACCACGAGCTGATCCGGGCGTTCGACGCGGGCGATCTGGACCGGGCGCGGGCCATGCAGGATCAGTCCATTGCGATTGTCCGGCTGCTGGGCAAATACGGCGGCATTGCCACTGGCAAAGCGTACATGCGGGCCGTGGGTCTGGACTGCGGGGCGTTTCGGCAACCGGTGCAGAACATGTCGGCCGAGCGCTACACCGAGTTTTTAGAGGATCTCGAACGTATTCAATTCAACCGCTATGCTTCGCGTTCGGCTCTTATGGAGGGCGCGGTTAGCCGGTAA